One Glycine max cultivar Williams 82 chromosome 4, Glycine_max_v4.0, whole genome shotgun sequence DNA segment encodes these proteins:
- the LOC100801345 gene encoding pentatricopeptide repeat-containing protein At1g11290, chloroplastic, producing MNMQLFALCPLPFGANTNTNTKYSKTTTTTTSFYQSNSIPTRVYSHRHPSVVLLENCTSKKELYQILPFIIKNGFYNEHLFQTKVISLFCKFGSNSEAARVFEHVELKLDVLYHIMLKGYAKNSSLGDALCFFLRMMCDEVRLVVGDYACLLQLCGENLDLKKGREIHGLIITNGFESNLFVMTAVMSLYAKCRQIDNAYKMFERMQHKDLVSWTTLVAGYAQNGHAKRALQLVLQMQEAGQKPDSVTLVSILPAVADMKALRIGRSIHGYAFRSGFESLVNVTNALLDMYFKCGSARIARLVFKGMRSKTVVSWNTMIDGCAQNGESEEAFATFLKMLDEGEVPTRVTMMGVLLACANLGDLERGWFVHKLLDKLKLDSNVSVMNSLISMYSKCKRVDIAASIFNNLEKTNVTWNAMILGYAQNGCVKEALNLFCMMQSQGIKLDCFTLVGVITALADFSVNRQAKWIHGLAVRACMDNNVFVSTALVDMYAKCGAIKTARKLFDMMQERHVITWNAMIDGYGTHGVGKETLDLFNEMQKGAVKPNDITFLSVISACSHSGFVEEGLLLFKSMQEDYYLEPTMDHYSAMVDLLGRAGQLDDAWNFIQEMPIKPGISVLGAMLGACKIHKNVELGEKAAQKLFKLDPDEGGYHVLLANIYASNSMWDKVAKVRTAMEDKGLHKTPGCSWVELRNEIHTFYSGSTNHPESKKIYAFLETLGDEIKAAGYVPDPDSIHDVEEDVKKQLLSSHSERLAIAFGLLNTSPGTTLHIRKNLRVCGDCHDTTKYISLVTGREIIVRDLRRFHHFKNGSCSCGDYW from the coding sequence ATGAACATGCAGCTCTTTGCTCTATGCCCTTTACCCTTTGGGGCCAACACAAATACCAACACAAAGTACTCCAAAACTACCACAACAACAACCTCTTTCTACCAAAGTAATTCCATTCCTACCCGAGTATATAGCCATAGGCACCCTTCAGTTGTACTCTTAGAAAACTGCACTTCTAAGAAGGAGCTTTATCAAATCCTTCCCTTTATCATCAAAAACGGTTTCTACAATGAGCACTTGTTTCAGACGAAGGTTATCAGCTTGTTCTGTAAATTTGGCAGCAATAGTGAAGCAGCTCGTGTCTTTGAGCATGTTGAGCTCAAGCTCGATGTGCTTTACCACATTATGCTAAAAGGGTATGCAAAAAACTCGAGTTTAGGTGATGCCTTGTGCTTCTTCCTTAGGATGATGTGTGATGAGGTTAGACTTGTTGTGGGTGATTATGCTTGCCTGTTGCAATTGTGTGGAGAGAATTTGGACCTCAAAAAGGGTAGAGAGATTCATGGACTGATCATAACTAATGGGTTTGAGTCCAATTTGTTTGTCATGACTGCTGTTATGAGTTTATATGCCAAGTGTAGGCAGATTGATAATGCATATAAGATGTTCGAGAGAATGCAGCATAAGGATTTGGTTTCTTGGACAACATTGGTTGCAGGATATGCACAGAATGGACATGCAAAGAGAGCATTGCAGTTGGTTTTGCAGATGCAGGAAGCTGGCCAAAAGCCTGATTCTGTCACGTTGGTCAGTATTTTACCGGCGGTTGCAGATATGAAGGCTTTGAGAATTGGAAGGTCTATTCATGGTTATGCTTTCAGATCAGGATTTGAATCACTGGTTAATGTTACAAATGCACTTCTTGATATGTACTTCAAATGTGGGTCTGCAAGGATTGCAAGGTTGGTTTTTAAGGGGATGAGGAGTAAGACTGTTGTTTCATGGAATACCATGATTGATGGTTGTGCCCAAAATGGTGAATCTGAAGAAGCCTTTGCAACTTTTCTAAAGATGTTGGATGAAGGGGAGGTACCTACACGTGTTACAATGATGGGAGTTTTACTTGCTTGCGCTAATTTGGGTGATCTTGAAAGAGGGTGGTTTGTTCATAAATTATTGGACAAGCTGAAACTTGATTCTAATGTGTCAGTAATGAACTCTTTAATATCCATGTATTCTAAATGCAAGAGAGTTGATATAGCAGCCTCGATATTTAACAATTTGGAGAAAACAAATGTCACTTGGAATGCCATGATATTAGGCTACGCACAAAATGGGTGTGTGAAGGAGGCTTTAAATCTATTCTGTATGATGCAATCTCAAGGCATTAAACTTGATTGTTTTACTTTAGTTGGTGTAATTACTGCTCTTGCAGATTTCTCAGTCAACCGCCAGGCTAAGTGGATTCATGGACTTGCAGTAAGAGCTTGTATGGACAACAATGTCTTTGTTTCCACTGCTCTTGTGGACATGTATGCAAAATGTGGAGCCATCAAAACTGCAAGAAAGCTTTTCGACATGATGCAAGAGAGACATGTGATAACATGGAATGCAATGATAGATGGATATGGGACACATGGCGTAGGGAAAGAAACTCTAGATCTCTTCAATGAGATGCAGAAGGGAGCTGTTAAGCCAAATGATATAACATTTTTGTCTGTAATTTCAGCTTGTAGTCACTCAGGTTTTGTGGAAGAAGGTCTCTTGCTCTTCAAAAGCATGCAGGAAGATTATTACTTGGAGCCTACTATGGATCACTATAGTGCCATGGTTGATCTCCTTGGTCGTGCTGGCCAGCTAGATGATGCTTGGAATTTCATCCAAGAGATGCCCATCAAACCAGGGATTTCTGTTCTAGGTGCAATGTTGGGTGCTTGCAAAATCCATAAAAATGTAGAATTGGGAGAGAAGGCTGCACAAAAACTATTTAAGTTAGACCCCGATGAGGGAGGGTATCATGTGTTGCTTGCCAATATTTATGCCTCTAATTCAATGTGGGATAAAGTAGCCAAGGTGAGAACAGCCATGGAAGATAAGGGGCTCCACAAAACTCCAGGCTGCAGTTGGGTGGAGTTGAGAAATGAAATTCATACATTCTACTCAGGAAGTACTAATCATccagaatccaaaaaaatttatgCTTTTCTTGAGACTCTTGGAGATGAGATAAAAGCTGCAGGTTATGTACCTGACCCCGATTCAATTCATGATGTGGAAGAAGACGTGAAGAAACAATTGCTCAGTAGCCATAGTGAAAGGCTTGCTATTGCATTTGGACTTTTGAATACAAGCCCTGGCACAACATTACACATTAGAAAAAATCTTAGAGTTTGTGGTGATTGCCATGATACCACTAAGTACATTTCACTTGTGACAGGGAGAGAAATTATAGTTCGTGATTTACGTAGGTTTCATCATTTTAAGAATGGAAGCTGTTCTTGTGGGGATTACTGGTGA